Proteins encoded together in one Ipomoea triloba cultivar NCNSP0323 chromosome 4, ASM357664v1 window:
- the LOC116017637 gene encoding uncharacterized protein LOC116017637 isoform X1, with protein sequence MAYESIFCITYIGNNMHFILSLYIFLPRKIITKHSLLLFTATLPVTQTITIDVPLLNDDNHKEWKDAILLHLGLLELDYAVLNEEPSEVTTESTDEAKQLRARWERSNRLCVHLIKSKISREIRGSIEEIQKTKPLLKAIDDQFVDSKKSSASTLIMRFINLRLTTVKGTRKHIMQVRDIAAQLKKLEIILPDTFVVHFALNTLPQEYSPFKISYNTHKVDWSINELITMCAQEEQRLMTEIGENALMATTKYKRKSGKSKGSTVATKGKLPPKADIKKIQKCFFCRKKGHMKKDCIKFKKWMSQKGYDKSETANGN encoded by the exons atggcatacgaGTCTATCTTTTGCATAACTTACATTGGTAACAATATGCACtttattctctctctctatatatttttgCCTCGAAAAATTATAACCAAGCATTCATTGTTACTCTTTACAGCAACTCTACCCGTCACTCAAACCATAACTATTGATGTTCCTTTGCTTAACGACGATAATCACAAAGAGTGGAAAGATGCTATTCTCCTACATTTGGGATTATTAGAGTTAGATTACGCTGTTCTGAATGAGGAACCCTCCGAGGTTACTACAGAAAGCACTGACGAAGCCAAGCAGCTTCGTGCACGATGGGAGAGATCCAATCGGTTATGTGTGCACCTCATTAAGTCAAAAATTTCGAGAGAAATTCGTGGTTCCATTGAGGAAATTCAGAAAACCAAGCCTCTGCTCAAGGCCATTGATGATCAATTTGTTGACTCAAAGAAATCATCGGCAAGTACTCTAATAATGCGATTTATCAATCTTCGTCTTACCACTGTTAAGGGCACGCGTAAACACATCATGCAAGTAAGGGATATTGCAGCTCAACTAAAGAAGCTGGAAATCATTTTACCAGATacttttgtggtgcattttgcacTTAATACCCTTCCTCAAGAATATAGCCCCTTTAAGATTTCTTACAACACACATAAAGTAGATTGGTCTATCAATGAGTTGATAACCATGTGTGCACAAGAAGAACAAAGGCTTATGACTGAGATTGGGGAAAACGCTCTAATGGCCACAACAAAGTATAAAAGAAAATCTGGAAAGTCCAAGGGATCCACCGTAGCAACTAAGGGCAAACTGCCCCCAAAAGCTGACATTAAGAAGATACAGAAGTGTTTCTTTTGTAGaaagaagggacacatgaagaagGACTGTATCAAATTCAAGAAGTGGATGTCCCAAAAAG GCTATGACAAATCTGAGACAGCCAACGGGAACTGA
- the LOC116015290 gene encoding probable protein phosphatase 2C 35, producing MGCIHGKCCSRYPSSSDEESREELGPYAQTHILTNRSLDVAYVPCENFKLEYSVLTQRGFYPDFPEKENQDSYCIKRELQGNPNIHFFGVFDGHGQFGTECSGFVKDRLVEILSNDLQLVENPVRAYISAFSTANEELHSSNIDDSMSGTTAITALVIGDMLYVANVGDSRGVLAVKEGNAVIAKDLSSDQTPFRTDECERVKLCGASVLTVDQVEGNKDPSIQAWGDEETGGDDPPRLWVPNEKYPGTAFTRSVGDSVAENIGVVADPEVLTVQLTANYPFFVLASDGVFEFISSQTVVDMVSKYEDPRDACSAIAGEAYKLWLEHDNRTDDITIIIVHIKNLSVHELSDS from the exons ATGGGTTGTATTCATGGCAAGTGTTGTAGCAGATACCCTTCGTCTTCAGATGAGGAGAGCAGGGAAGAATTGGGTCCTTACGCTCAAACACATATTCTTACTAACAGGTCTTTAGATGTTGCTTATGTGCCTTgtgaaaatttcaaattagagTACTCTGTGCTTACACAGCGCGGTTTTTACCCTGACTTTCCGGAAAAGGAGAATCAAGATAGTTATTGTATCAAAAGAGAGCTTCAGGGTAATCCAAATATTCATTTCTTTGGTGTGTTTGATGGGCACGGGCAGTTTGGTACAGAGTGTTCGGGTTTTGTTAAGGATAGGCTTGTAGAGATATTGTCAAATGATCTTCAGTTGGTGGAAAATCCTGTGAGGGCTTACATCTCTGCATTTTCAACAGCTAACGAGGAACTTCACTCGAGTAATATAGACGATTCCATGAGTGGGACAACAGCAATTACAGCTCTAGTTATTGGTGACATGTTGTACGTTGCAAATGTGGGTGATTCGAGGGGGGTGCTAGCTGTTAAAGAAGGGAATGCTGTTATTGCTAAAGATTTGTCTTCTGACCAAACCCCTTTCAGGACAGATGAGTGTGAAAGGGTGAAGCTTTGTGGGGCTAGTGTTCTGACTGTTGATCAAGTGGAGGGCAATAAGGATCCAAGTATTCAGGCATGGGGCGATGAGGAGACAGGAGGTGATGATCCGCCTAGGCTGTGGGTTCCAAATGAGAAGTATCCTGGGACCGCATTTACACGGAGTGTAGGGGATAGTGTAGCTGAGAATATTGGTGTAGTTGCTGATCCAGAGGTATTAACAGTACAGTTAACTGCAAATTACCCCTTCTTTGTGCTTGCAAGTGATGGGGTCTTTGAGTTCATCTCCAGCCAAACTGTGGTGGACATG GTGAGTAAATATGAGGATCCTCGAGATGCATGCTCAGCCATTGCTGGAGAAGCATACAAACTTTGGCTAGAGCATGACAACCGAACTGATGAtataacaatcattattgtacaCATAAAAAACTTGTCAGTGCATGAACTATCAGATTCGTAG
- the LOC116017637 gene encoding uncharacterized protein LOC116017637 isoform X2: MAGATLPVTQTITIDVPLLNDDNHKEWKDAILLHLGLLELDYAVLNEEPSEVTTESTDEAKQLRARWERSNRLCVHLIKSKISREIRGSIEEIQKTKPLLKAIDDQFVDSKKSSASTLIMRFINLRLTTVKGTRKHIMQVRDIAAQLKKLEIILPDTFVVHFALNTLPQEYSPFKISYNTHKVDWSINELITMCAQEEQRLMTEIGENALMATTKYKRKSGKSKGSTVATKGKLPPKADIKKIQKCFFCRKKGHMKKDCIKFKKWMSQKGYDKSETANGN, translated from the exons CAACTCTACCCGTCACTCAAACCATAACTATTGATGTTCCTTTGCTTAACGACGATAATCACAAAGAGTGGAAAGATGCTATTCTCCTACATTTGGGATTATTAGAGTTAGATTACGCTGTTCTGAATGAGGAACCCTCCGAGGTTACTACAGAAAGCACTGACGAAGCCAAGCAGCTTCGTGCACGATGGGAGAGATCCAATCGGTTATGTGTGCACCTCATTAAGTCAAAAATTTCGAGAGAAATTCGTGGTTCCATTGAGGAAATTCAGAAAACCAAGCCTCTGCTCAAGGCCATTGATGATCAATTTGTTGACTCAAAGAAATCATCGGCAAGTACTCTAATAATGCGATTTATCAATCTTCGTCTTACCACTGTTAAGGGCACGCGTAAACACATCATGCAAGTAAGGGATATTGCAGCTCAACTAAAGAAGCTGGAAATCATTTTACCAGATacttttgtggtgcattttgcacTTAATACCCTTCCTCAAGAATATAGCCCCTTTAAGATTTCTTACAACACACATAAAGTAGATTGGTCTATCAATGAGTTGATAACCATGTGTGCACAAGAAGAACAAAGGCTTATGACTGAGATTGGGGAAAACGCTCTAATGGCCACAACAAAGTATAAAAGAAAATCTGGAAAGTCCAAGGGATCCACCGTAGCAACTAAGGGCAAACTGCCCCCAAAAGCTGACATTAAGAAGATACAGAAGTGTTTCTTTTGTAGaaagaagggacacatgaagaagGACTGTATCAAATTCAAGAAGTGGATGTCCCAAAAAG GCTATGACAAATCTGAGACAGCCAACGGGAACTGA